A portion of the Ricinus communis isolate WT05 ecotype wild-type chromosome 10, ASM1957865v1, whole genome shotgun sequence genome contains these proteins:
- the LOC8286487 gene encoding protein PNS1, producing the protein MERNIESTSIAAAINMQNSLIQVQENRFPSIKVQESTAHNETATVARQFSQRLFRVLFLAQLILTAILVIFLTIRGLLSSHSHHFHPKKWYPPLLSATGSAGIVAFTWQWITFRYPSRALKAAFWFSPLLTCAVGILLVLIGSAASLALGSVAVVFAVIQSLYSCWVNPRFDYAIKVLSVSTAFPPSRNTKLVIVAIFTSIFYSSFLVSGIGGATITGTEIDIFFILVILLSLTWTMQVIRNALQVTVARIKYIHFSCGADMDTRVALRDTVKHLMGSISIGSALVPILAVIWGSARAIKRVAGGTDEFLFSCANCYSAIASTLVTYGNRWGFVQVGVYNKGFVQASMDTWEMFSNRGLEPLIDSDLTGSFCFLSGIAGGAVCTLVGGIWTLAVHKSYATEVSIYAFLIGYFMCRIAMAWPQACVSAYYVVYAENPQSLRFDPTIPVRIQELQRYGA; encoded by the exons ATGGAAAGAAATATAGAGTCCACTAGTATTGCTGCTGCTATTAATATGCAGAACTCCCTTATTCAAGTTCAAGAAAATAGATTTCCATCTATCAAG GTTCAAGAATCAACAGCCCATAACGAGACTGCAACAGTGGCGAGACAATTCAGCCAGAGGCTCTTCCGAGTCCTTTTTCTTGCACAGCTAATCCTAACAGCAATTCTAGTAATCTTCCTCACCATCCGTGGCCTCCTCTCTTCGCATAGCCACCACTTCCATCCCAAGAAATGGTATCCCCCACTCTTGTCTGCCACGGGAAGTGCTGGAATTGTGGCTTTCACTTGGCAATGGATCACCTTCCGCTACCCCTCGAGAGCTCTAAAAGCAGCATTTTGGTTTAGTCCCTTGCTAACATGTGCGGTTGGGATATTGCTTGTATTGATTGGCTCTGCTGCAAGTCTTGCTTTAGGTTCAGTTGCAGTTGTTTTTGCTGTCATTCAATCCCTTTATTCTTGTTGGGTGAATCCCAGATTTGATTATGCCATCAAGGTTCTATCAGTTTCTACAGCTTTCCCTCCTTCTAGAAATACAAAACTGGTCATTGTCGCCATCTTCACAAGCATTTTCTATTCTAGTTTCTTGGTGTCTGGGATAGGGGGAGCCACCATTACTGGAACTGAAATAGATATCTTCTTCATATTGGTGATCCTGCTAAGCCTGACATGGACTATGCAGGTGATAAGAAACGCATTGCAGGTTACAGTCGCACGTATCAAGTACATACACTTTTCATGTGGGGCAGACATGGATACAAGAGTTGCTTTAAGAGACACAGTCAAACACTTGATGGGGAGCATATCTATAGGCTCTGCCCTTGTCCCTATTCTTGCAGTCATTTGGGGCTCTGCGCGAGCGATTAAACGGGTTGCAGGCGGTACAGACGAGTTCTTGTTCTCTTGTGCTAACTGCTATTCTGCCATAGCCTCAACACTTGTGACCTATGGGAATAGATGGGGTTTTGTGCAGGTAGGAGTTTATAACAAGGGGTTCGTACAAGCATCCATGGATACATGGGAGATGTTCAGTAACAGGGGGTTGGAACCGCTAATTGATTCAGACCTTACAGGATCATTCTGTTTCCTGTCTGGGATAGCAGGAGGGGCTGTGTGCACCCTGGTTGGAGGAATATGGACACTCGCAGTTCATAAGAGCTATGCAACAGAAGTGTCAATTTATGCCTTCTTGATAGGCTATTTCATG TGTCGGATTGCAATGGCATGGCCGCAGGCATGCGTTTCAGCTTACTATGTGGTTTATGCAGAGAATCCACAGAGTCTACGGTTTGACCCAACTATTCCAGTTCGAATTCAAGAACTTCAGAGATACGGTGCTTAA